CCTTAGCTGACTAGAGGGGGACTAGTACTCTGCGGCAGAACTAACGCCTCTATTGACTAGGGCGGCAAGGCTGCATTGATCAGAATCTCCCTCTGCCTTCTGCCTTCCTACTCCTGCCTTGGCATACTAGGCCCTACACTCCGGCTGGGGAAACCAAGTAACGTTTAGCTGCATCCCGTAGGGCATCAGCCTTGTCAGTGGCTTCCCAAGGCAACTCCAGATCGTTGCGGCCAAAATGGCCATAGGAGGCGATGTCTTGGTAGAAGCGCCCCCCTCGCTCTGCCGGGAGATTTTTTAGGTTAAAGCTCTGAATGATACCGGCCGGGCGCAGCTCAAACTGCTGTCTGACTAAATCCGTCAGGATATCTTCATCGATGCGACCAGTGCCGAAGGTCTCGACTAGGACACTGACGGGTCTGGCTACGCCAATGGCATAGCTCAACTGGACTTCGCACTTATCGGCTAACCCAGCGGCGACGATGTTCTTGGCCGCATAGCGACAGGCATAGGCGGCACTGCGATCGACTTTGGTGGGATCCTTGCCGGAGAAGGCCCCGCCGCCATGGCGAGAGTAACCGCCATAGGTGTCGACGATGATCTTGCGGCCCGTGAGGCCAGAATCTCCTTGGGGACCTCCAATCACAAACTTACCGGTGGGATTCACCAAAAACCGGGTGGCGTCATCAGGCTTGATCTCAATGTTGGCGAAGGCTGGTTGCACCACGTAGGTCCATAGATCTTCCTTGATCTTGGTTTGGATGGCAGTGGCATCTTGCATGTCATCGATGATGGGGTCGTGTTGGGTAGAAATCAAAATCGTGTCAATGCCTACCGGACGACCGTCTTCATAGACGACACTAACCTGAGTTTTGCCGTCAGGACGCAGATAAGATAACTCCCCTGCCTTACGGACGGCTGCCAGGCGGCGGGAAATGCGATGGGCCAGGCTGATGGGCAGAGGCATGAGCTCTGGCGTCTCGTTACAGGCAAAGCCAAACATTAGGCCTTGATCGCCGGCCCCGATGGCATCGAGGGCTTCATCGCTGAGTTGCTCTCGCTGTTCGTGGGCGTTATCGACGCCGAGAGCAATGTCAGAAGATTGCTTATCTAACGCAATCAACACAGAGCAACTATCTGCGGAAAAGCCATTGTCGGCATTGGTGTAGCCAATCTCGGCAATTTTCTGGCGGGCAATGTGAGCATAGTCGGCCTGGGTATTGGAGGTGATTTCTCCGGTAATCAGCACCAGGCCGGTATTGACTACGACTTCAGTGGCCACCCGACTGCTCGGATCTTCAGTCAGCAAAGCATCCAGAATCGTGTCAGAGATCTGATCGCAGATCTTGTCGGGATGTCCTTCGGTAACTGACTCTGATGTAAAAAGATAGCGACGGGACAATGGTCTATTCCTCCCTATGGATGAGTAAACTAAATGAACTGTAGAAGGCAGGCCCTGATGCCCAAGCCAGGACAGCTAAGGCACCTGTCGGTAACCTGCAAGCCTCAGGGCGCTCTCAACCTGTAGACAACGGCTGCCTGGGCCAAGGCCTATCTGGCAGGTAACTACTACAACCTCGGCGGTGGAAGCACGTCCCTGGCGTAGAAGCTTCGCTAGAGGCATCTTGATGTCCACCTAGAGGGGTCTAATGGCCCTTGAGCCTGAAGATGCCTAGCGGCGCTTGCGGAAATGGAAGATGCCCCAGGTCAAATAGCCATTTTGGCCAGCTTCAATCCAGTGCTGCAGGCCCTTCTTCATGCGGTCGATGTAGTCATCGCCACAGCGCTGGCGGGCTTCTGGTTCGGTGTCTTGGACGGTCTTGAGAATGTGGCTGTAGTGATTAACCAGTTGGTGGGATAGATCCACAAATTCCACTTCGTCGAAGCCCAGAGACGCGGCGGCCTGTCGATAGAACGCCGGCGATCCTAAAGAATCGAGGTGGATCCGATCCAACACCGGTTGCAGAACCCCTGGAGGGCAATTATCACTCTGCATTGGGTCGGTAAAGATGAATTCCCCGTTATCCTTAATGACCCGACTGACTTCCTTCAAGACCCTGAGACGGTCGCCGCTGTGGAGAATGGCATCTTGAGACCAGATCACGTCGAAGGTATTGTCGCCCTCAGGGACATCCTCAAAGTTGCCAGTAACTACTTTGACTAAGTTCTGCAGTCCTTGGTCAAAGTTGAGTTGGCGATTCCGTTGATTTTGCACCTCGCTCAGGTTGAGGCAAGTGACCGGGCAGTTAAAATGCTTGGCTAAATAGCGACCGGCTCCGCCGTAGCCGGCACCAATATCGAGTACGGTGGGACGATTAGTTAAATCGAGCAGAGAAGCCATCTTTTCGACGGTACGCTGACTCGCCTCAAACACCGAGTCATTCTCGTGGTCATAGAGACCGATGTGGATATCTTCACCGCCCCAGACGCTGGCATAGAATTGATCAGCGCTTTGACTGTTGTAATACTCGCGAGCGGTATCAACGGTTTCTACAGCTTTCATAGACACAGGCTCTTGAGACTTGTCGACATACTGCTTACTGGCGATGTGGATGAAGAAATCTTGATCTTCGTGCCGGTAGGTTTCTTGAAAATCACCGTAAGTCTTAATTTTCTGGAATCCAACCTCTCGGAGTAACCGACAGGTATACTGCTTGCGCAGCGGATACATGTTTAGGTGAAATACTGATTGGTCAGGGAATTGATACCGAAATCGAGCCAGCCCTTCATCGACATACTCGGGCTCGACTTTGACATCTTGACCGCAGTAGTAGTAAGCATGCTTAGAACGGTATCCCTGGTCCAAAATGACATCGTAATTCCGTTGGTCCAGAATCAGAATGCCATCGTGATTGAGGGCGGCATAGAACTCTGCCAGGGTTCTGCGGCGATCATTCTCTGCAAAGAGATGAGTGAACGAATTGCCTAGGCAGAGGATGGCATCGAACTGCTCGTGAATGTCTCGGTTGAGCCAGCGCCAGTCGGCCTGGACTGTCCTCAGGATTAAGCCCTGGCGACGCCCATTTTCAAAGGCTTTAGCCAGCATCTCAGGGCTACCATCGGCACTGACTACATCAAATCCGGCCTTTAGCAGGCGAATGGAGTGAAAGCCAGTTCCCGTAGCGGCGTCAAGGATTTTTTTAACACCATGACGCCGCAGGATGTCGATAAAAAAATCACCCTCGCTTTCTTCACGCAGATCCCAACCGATGAGCCTATCCCACTTCGAGACAAAGCTCTGAATGTATTCGGCTTGGTAGTGATCAGTTTTTCGAACGCTCAGGGGATCCGATCCATAATCCTGCCGTTGGCGTCGAAGATTAAGATCTCTGTATTCAGTTTTCATGGATGTTTAAATTGCTCTTAACTTCAACTAAAGTTGGCCGCAAACTATTCGTTTCTGGCGATTTCACCTTGATTCTTGGCAATTCTGCTCAAGATCAGACCTTTGAAACTCCTTAAGCACATATGGCATATGCGACAACGGCACTAGTATTGGTGTGCCTTGCAAATACTTGAGCAGACACCTCACCTTGACTAAGATCGCCGACTTAGTCAAGCATTGCTTCTGG
This portion of the Halomicronema hongdechloris C2206 genome encodes:
- a CDS encoding glycine/sarcosine N-methyltransferase, with the translated sequence MKTEYRDLNLRRQRQDYGSDPLSVRKTDHYQAEYIQSFVSKWDRLIGWDLREESEGDFFIDILRRHGVKKILDAATGTGFHSIRLLKAGFDVVSADGSPEMLAKAFENGRRQGLILRTVQADWRWLNRDIHEQFDAILCLGNSFTHLFAENDRRRTLAEFYAALNHDGILILDQRNYDVILDQGYRSKHAYYYCGQDVKVEPEYVDEGLARFRYQFPDQSVFHLNMYPLRKQYTCRLLREVGFQKIKTYGDFQETYRHEDQDFFIHIASKQYVDKSQEPVSMKAVETVDTAREYYNSQSADQFYASVWGGEDIHIGLYDHENDSVFEASQRTVEKMASLLDLTNRPTVLDIGAGYGGAGRYLAKHFNCPVTCLNLSEVQNQRNRQLNFDQGLQNLVKVVTGNFEDVPEGDNTFDVIWSQDAILHSGDRLRVLKEVSRVIKDNGEFIFTDPMQSDNCPPGVLQPVLDRIHLDSLGSPAFYRQAAASLGFDEVEFVDLSHQLVNHYSHILKTVQDTEPEARQRCGDDYIDRMKKGLQHWIEAGQNGYLTWGIFHFRKRR
- the metK gene encoding methionine adenosyltransferase translates to MSRRYLFTSESVTEGHPDKICDQISDTILDALLTEDPSSRVATEVVVNTGLVLITGEITSNTQADYAHIARQKIAEIGYTNADNGFSADSCSVLIALDKQSSDIALGVDNAHEQREQLSDEALDAIGAGDQGLMFGFACNETPELMPLPISLAHRISRRLAAVRKAGELSYLRPDGKTQVSVVYEDGRPVGIDTILISTQHDPIIDDMQDATAIQTKIKEDLWTYVVQPAFANIEIKPDDATRFLVNPTGKFVIGGPQGDSGLTGRKIIVDTYGGYSRHGGGAFSGKDPTKVDRSAAYACRYAAKNIVAAGLADKCEVQLSYAIGVARPVSVLVETFGTGRIDEDILTDLVRQQFELRPAGIIQSFNLKNLPAERGGRFYQDIASYGHFGRNDLELPWEATDKADALRDAAKRYLVSPAGV